The genomic DNA GATATGTCTGCCGCAAGCAGCTTTGCAAACAAGCCTCAAGTCTTGCAGCAGCGTTATAACAGGGAATAATAATCGAAACTAGGGGTGTTTTTGACATGCAACTGACAACTACCTCAGTCAAAACAAGCGATCATGCCTAGCTTGACAAGAATGCGGCTCGCATTCTTGTCAAGCTAATTACAAATATTGTATAGAGGTAAATACACAAAGTCTTGAAGTAGCAATCTTGCAACTGTGCCTGCAATTAGTATTTTTACACTTCATGTGGTTCAGTTTGTTGCCAAATTGCGTATGTTCATAGTTGCCAGATTTACAATCTGTCAGCCATAATTCGATTCAGTAAGCTTTAAGTAAACTTGACAAACCTTTCCCCTTCTCTCCCTCAACCTAAATTAACACGTGAGATGTGTAAAAGCTTATATATCTGTTTTCTGCAAAAATTTCTACCTAAGCTGCTTCTAAAGCTTGAAATATTACCATGACTCCAGTTCTCCAATTTGGCAACCAGACAATCACTGCCGCAGAAGCATTAAAGCTGCTGGCTGGTTATCAAATGCTTCCGCAATTATGCCGTTTCCTGATTATTGATCAAGCGATAACTTCGTTAAGCTCCGCTAACGCACCTATACTTCTGCTGTCAGAAGAGAAAACTAGCGCCATAGAGCAGTACTACGAGAATAATCAATTAACAACACCAGCACAAAGGGAAGCTTGGTTGAAGCATTATGGCATGAGTGGTGAACAATTGGAGTCATTGGCTACACGAGAACTGAGGATTGAAAAATTTAAGCAAGCCATTTGGGGGTCAAAGGTTGAATCCTACTTTCTGCAATACAAGCCCCAACTCGATAAAGTTGTCTACTCCCTATTACGTACATCTGACGCAGAAGCAGCCCAAGAACTTTACTTTCGGATTAAAGCAGGAGAACAGACTTTTGCTGAATGTGCAAGCCTTTACTCGCAAGGACAAGA from Chlorogloeopsis sp. ULAP01 includes the following:
- a CDS encoding peptidylprolyl isomerase; amino-acid sequence: MTPVLQFGNQTITAAEALKLLAGYQMLPQLCRFLIIDQAITSLSSANAPILLLSEEKTSAIEQYYENNQLTTPAQREAWLKHYGMSGEQLESLATRELRIEKFKQAIWGSKVESYFLQYKPQLDKVVYSLLRTSDAEAAQELYFRIKAGEQTFAECASLYSQGQEAQTGGLVGPVGLSQPHPAIAQKLAISQPGQLWPPMQLENWVVIIRLEKLIPAQLDDATRITLLNHLFETWLTEELNNTQISLTTDAPTPSLVTQ